A section of the Gemmatimonadaceae bacterium genome encodes:
- a CDS encoding Xaa-Pro peptidase family protein, translated as MSISPTHSSRRDFLSTSLTLTAGAALAPHALHAEDAPQPPVLPPAIAALKPMKDGVVPISVDERRGRLEKARRLMKENKIDALMLTGGTSMMYFTGISWGLSERLLAAIIPATGAPFLVTPKFEEERAMEQAHLGPLGKDATVYAWEEHESPYALIAQGLKARGLSTATIGAEETVRFVFADNAAHIPNVKVVSGTPITAGCRTIKDAHELALMRHASAVTLKAYEAAYKSLKEGMTQNDFADLVRLAHKQLGYTGSAGVQVGKYSALPHGSATPQVVREGSILLIDGGCSVEGYASDISRTFVLGKPTQRMKDVFEIEHRAQTAAVKTARPGLPCEAVDAAARKVIVDAGFGPDYKYFSHRVGHGMGMDGHEWPYLVKGNTLPLKPGMVFSDEPGIYIPGEFGIRLEDDMVITEAGAELFTPQSESLEKPF; from the coding sequence ATGTCCATCTCGCCCACGCACTCGTCTCGACGTGATTTCCTCTCCACGTCACTGACGCTCACCGCCGGCGCCGCGCTCGCCCCACACGCGCTGCACGCCGAGGACGCTCCTCAACCCCCGGTCCTCCCCCCCGCCATCGCCGCCCTCAAGCCCATGAAGGACGGCGTCGTCCCCATCAGCGTGGACGAGCGCCGCGGCCGCCTCGAGAAGGCGCGGCGTCTCATGAAGGAGAACAAGATCGACGCCCTCATGCTCACCGGCGGCACGAGCATGATGTACTTCACCGGCATCAGCTGGGGCCTGAGCGAACGGCTCCTGGCCGCGATCATCCCCGCCACCGGCGCGCCCTTCCTCGTCACCCCCAAGTTCGAAGAAGAACGCGCGATGGAGCAGGCGCATCTGGGCCCGTTGGGCAAAGACGCCACCGTGTACGCGTGGGAAGAACACGAAAGCCCCTACGCCCTCATCGCGCAGGGGCTCAAGGCGCGCGGCCTGAGCACCGCCACCATCGGCGCCGAAGAAACGGTGCGCTTCGTCTTTGCCGACAACGCCGCGCACATCCCGAATGTCAAAGTCGTGAGCGGCACGCCCATCACCGCCGGCTGTCGCACCATCAAGGACGCGCACGAACTCGCCCTCATGCGCCACGCGAGCGCGGTCACGCTCAAGGCCTACGAAGCCGCGTACAAGTCCCTCAAGGAAGGGATGACGCAGAACGACTTCGCCGACCTCGTGCGCCTCGCGCACAAACAGCTCGGCTACACCGGCTCCGCCGGCGTGCAGGTCGGCAAGTACTCCGCGCTTCCGCACGGCAGCGCCACCCCGCAGGTCGTGCGCGAAGGGAGCATCCTGCTCATCGACGGCGGCTGCAGCGTCGAAGGCTACGCCAGCGACATCTCCCGCACCTTCGTGCTCGGCAAACCCACGCAGCGCATGAAGGATGTGTTCGAGATTGAACACCGTGCGCAGACGGCTGCCGTGAAGACCGCCCGCCCCGGCCTCCCCTGCGAAGCCGTCGACGCGGCCGCACGCAAGGTCATCGTCGACGCCGGCTTCGGCCCCGACTACAAGTATTTCAGCCACCGCGTCGGCCACGGCATGGGCATGGACGGCCACGAGTGGCCGTACCTGGTGAAGGGCAACACACTGCCCCTCAAGCCCGGCATGGTCTTCAGCGACGAGCCCGGGATCTACATCCCGGGTGAATTCGGCATTCGCCTCGAAGACGACATGGTGATCACGGAAGCCGGCGCCGAGCTCTTCACGCCGCAAAGCGAAAGCCTGGAAAAACCCTTCTAA
- a CDS encoding PAS domain-containing protein, producing the protein MNITTEQPPFSRRLLDSLPFTIWSVDLDGRITAANSTWSRFAEDNGAPGIASEDAVIGCSVFSSVADDASRSQIERAMTLLRERQTSLVRWEFPCNSPTEERVFLMQVTAIETDGDITGFVFSTVDITPSHRSREALIATGIALAEAIALDRVYAEVAQQLRRAVPSTGFVIALVDDETGQMSITHRQGYGDRDTEDLERQLLPIWLDALAGSQVVRVPTYDGLELTAPLMSADAVLGALTLYALPIETDQALEEAERVVAVIAAQTAVAIERAWLVHRVESKRRLEAIGEVAAGVAHELRNPLFGISSAAQLMKYRFKDDPVVDKNVGRILREVERLNKMVTSLLEFGRPNAVHLQAGDPEQVWDDILEGERAILDAKHLVLRRTRPEHPVHCMLDANQLGQVCRNILVNACDHAPEGSEIILVGHALPNGGWRSRLTNGGPAIPPEVLPHVFEFFYSTKASGSGIGLALCQRIMDERGGVIGIDSSPEHGTTLTLTLPPSPAT; encoded by the coding sequence GTGAACATCACCACCGAGCAGCCGCCGTTCTCGCGGCGGCTGCTCGACTCGCTCCCCTTCACGATCTGGTCGGTCGACCTCGACGGCCGGATCACCGCAGCGAACAGCACCTGGTCTCGGTTCGCCGAGGATAACGGAGCACCCGGCATCGCGTCCGAAGACGCGGTGATCGGGTGCTCAGTGTTCTCGAGCGTCGCCGACGACGCCTCGCGCTCGCAGATCGAGCGCGCCATGACCCTCCTTCGGGAGCGGCAGACCTCCCTCGTGCGCTGGGAGTTCCCCTGCAACTCCCCCACCGAGGAGCGGGTCTTCCTCATGCAGGTCACCGCCATCGAGACCGATGGCGACATCACCGGCTTCGTCTTCAGCACCGTCGACATCACGCCGAGCCATCGCTCGCGTGAAGCACTCATCGCCACCGGCATCGCCCTCGCCGAAGCGATCGCGCTCGACCGCGTCTACGCCGAAGTCGCGCAGCAGCTCCGCCGCGCCGTGCCCTCCACCGGCTTCGTCATCGCACTCGTCGACGACGAAACCGGCCAGATGTCCATCACGCATCGCCAGGGCTACGGCGACCGCGACACCGAAGATCTCGAGCGGCAGCTCCTCCCCATCTGGCTCGACGCGCTCGCCGGCAGCCAGGTCGTGCGCGTCCCCACGTACGACGGCCTGGAGCTCACCGCGCCGCTCATGAGTGCGGACGCCGTGCTGGGGGCGCTCACGCTGTATGCGCTCCCCATCGAGACCGATCAGGCGCTCGAAGAAGCCGAGCGGGTCGTGGCGGTTATTGCTGCGCAGACGGCCGTTGCCATCGAGCGCGCCTGGCTCGTGCACCGCGTGGAGAGCAAGCGCCGCCTCGAGGCTATTGGTGAAGTGGCGGCCGGTGTCGCGCACGAACTGCGCAACCCGCTCTTCGGCATCTCGAGCGCCGCGCAGCTCATGAAGTACCGCTTCAAGGACGATCCCGTCGTCGACAAGAACGTCGGGCGCATCCTGCGTGAGGTGGAGCGGCTCAACAAGATGGTCACCAGCCTCCTCGAGTTCGGCCGCCCCAACGCCGTGCATCTCCAGGCCGGCGACCCCGAGCAGGTGTGGGACGATATCCTCGAGGGCGAGCGCGCCATTCTCGACGCCAAGCACCTCGTGCTCCGGCGCACGCGCCCCGAGCACCCCGTGCACTGCATGCTCGACGCGAACCAGCTCGGGCAGGTGTGCCGCAACATCCTCGTGAACGCCTGCGACCACGCCCCCGAGGGGAGCGAGATCATCCTGGTCGGCCACGCGCTCCCGAATGGCGGCTGGCGCTCGCGCCTCACCAACGGCGGCCCCGCGATCCCGCCCGAGGTGCTCCCGCACGTCTTCGAGTTCTTCTACTCCACCAAGGCGAGCGGCTCCGGCATCGGCCTGGCCCTCTGCCAGCGCATCATGGACGAACGCGGCGGCGTCATCGGCATCGACAGCTCCCCCGAGCACGGCACCACGCTGACGCTCACGCTGCCGCCCAGCCCCGCGACCTGA
- a CDS encoding response regulator: MTATAPTPESVRAIEAAGAALVTDTLRRILVVDDESTIRLALSRFLKSRGYTVDLADSGESALEQLGREQYALMLCDLRMPGLSGLEVVPRALHADENLGIIMLTAVNDAASATEALGSGAFDYLTKPVELPDLQNAVERALERRTRTLERKSIDRLIREEVAIRTAQLEREKAALRDLTVSVADSLINAMEAKDLYLRGHSHRVAELGAAIAQELGLDPHTQERVHLAGRLHDVGKIGISEAVLNKNGPLTAEEFAHVKDHVKIGLDILQPLSHLGEVLHYVRDHHEHWDGSGYPYGRAGEDITLGGRILTAADAFDALTSKRAYRDPMTAQTTLDYLRGQVNKLVDGRVYAALAAVIAEGRVEGVPRL, translated from the coding sequence ATGACTGCCACTGCCCCCACCCCCGAATCCGTCCGCGCCATCGAAGCGGCCGGCGCCGCGCTCGTCACCGACACGCTGCGGCGAATCCTCGTGGTCGACGACGAAAGCACCATCCGCCTCGCCCTGAGCCGGTTCCTCAAGAGCCGCGGCTACACCGTGGATCTGGCCGACTCCGGCGAAAGCGCCCTCGAACAGCTGGGCCGCGAGCAGTACGCGCTCATGCTCTGCGACCTGCGCATGCCCGGCCTCTCCGGCCTCGAAGTCGTGCCGCGCGCGCTCCATGCCGACGAAAACCTCGGCATCATCATGCTCACGGCCGTCAACGACGCCGCCAGCGCCACCGAAGCGCTGGGGAGCGGCGCTTTTGATTATCTCACGAAGCCCGTCGAACTCCCCGACCTGCAGAACGCCGTGGAGCGCGCCCTCGAGCGCCGCACCCGCACGCTCGAACGGAAGAGCATCGACCGTCTCATTCGTGAAGAAGTCGCCATCCGCACCGCGCAGCTCGAGCGCGAAAAGGCAGCCCTGCGCGACCTCACGGTGAGCGTGGCCGACTCGCTCATCAACGCGATGGAAGCCAAGGACCTCTACCTCCGCGGCCACTCCCACCGCGTCGCCGAACTCGGCGCCGCCATCGCCCAGGAACTCGGCCTCGACCCGCACACGCAGGAGCGCGTGCACCTCGCCGGCCGCCTGCACGACGTCGGCAAGATCGGCATCAGCGAAGCGGTGCTCAACAAGAACGGCCCCCTCACCGCCGAAGAGTTCGCCCACGTAAAGGACCACGTGAAGATCGGCCTCGACATCCTCCAGCCCCTGAGCCACCTGGGCGAGGTCCTGCACTACGTCCGCGACCACCACGAACACTGGGACGGCAGCGGCTACCCCTACGGCCGCGCCGGCGAGGACATCACCTTGGGCGGCCGCATCCTCACCGCCGCCGACGCCTTCGACGCCCTCACCAGCAAGCGCGCCTATCGCGATCCCATGACCGCGCAAACCACGCTGGATTACCTGCGCGGGCAGGTGAACAAGCTGGTGGATGGGCGGGTGTATGCCGCGCTGGCCGCCGTCATCGCCGAGGGAAGGGTCGAGGGCGTCCCCCGCCTCTAA
- a CDS encoding zinc ribbon domain-containing protein, giving the protein MTDTAPAPKFCSECGAPLSPTAKFCHACGHQVGAAAPAVPAPAVPASAVQASAVEDEDTAPPAPLVTRAKSSATALPWLLGLAGLIAGSAYLATTQPKPSEAAAPPGMAAPFANGGSGAAPPDIANMSPNERANRLYGRIMAYVQAGKADSAAFFAPMALAAHEMLETKSIDERYHLGQINEMLGNAAVAAAHADTILKAEPENLLGLMLATHAARLANKAADIKTFDALFLKVLDAQLATKKPEYDMHKAEIDRTAAEARGGK; this is encoded by the coding sequence ATGACCGACACAGCCCCGGCCCCCAAGTTCTGCAGCGAGTGCGGCGCCCCCCTCTCGCCCACCGCCAAGTTCTGCCACGCCTGCGGCCACCAAGTAGGCGCCGCAGCCCCCGCAGTCCCAGCTCCCGCAGTCCCAGCTTCCGCCGTACAGGCTTCCGCAGTTGAAGACGAGGACACCGCCCCCCCCGCCCCCCTCGTCACCCGCGCCAAGTCCTCCGCCACCGCCCTCCCCTGGCTCCTGGGCCTCGCCGGCCTCATCGCCGGCTCCGCCTACCTCGCCACCACCCAGCCCAAGCCAAGCGAAGCCGCCGCCCCCCCAGGCATGGCAGCCCCCTTCGCCAACGGCGGCAGCGGCGCCGCCCCCCCCGACATCGCCAACATGTCGCCCAACGAGCGCGCCAACCGCCTCTACGGTCGCATCATGGCGTACGTCCAGGCCGGCAAGGCCGACTCGGCGGCCTTCTTCGCCCCCATGGCCCTCGCCGCGCACGAGATGCTCGAAACCAAGAGCATCGACGAGCGCTACCACCTCGGCCAGATCAACGAGATGCTCGGCAATGCGGCCGTCGCCGCCGCCCACGCCGACACCATCCTCAAGGCCGAGCCCGAGAACCTGCTGGGGCTCATGCTCGCGACCCATGCGGCCCGCCTCGCCAACAAGGCGGCCGACATCAAGACGTTCGACGCGCTCTTCCTGAAGGTGCTGGACGCCCAGCTCGCCACGAAGAAGCCGGAGTACGACATGCACAAGGCGGAAATCGACCGCACCGCCGCCGAGGCCCGGGGCGGCAAGTAA
- a CDS encoding glycosyltransferase codes for MSRIVLCSWGSFGDLNPMLGLATALRARGHVPVLALPPYYRAVCEALGFAFVGLEPDADPEKDAAMVRRVMDPRRGAEVIFREVLMPALAQQYATLRELADDADLLISHPGVPAAPIAVAKTGVRWVSTVLAPLSFLSAYEPVIPPVAPWLRYLGYDRLARFADWMAGGARLVADKWVTPVYELRASLGLPRGAHPVFEGSHAPSGVLAMFSRVLASPQPDWPPNVTITGQVRYDVAHGAALTPALETFLAAGPPPIVFTLGSSAVEVAGTFYEHSLAAARRLGRRAVLLAGRQRTASLAARAAREAGDAAPDVMVVESAPHSLLFPRAAAVVQQCGIGTVGTALHAGVPILAVPFANDQPDNAWRLERLGVARTLYPNRYTPRRAARELEVLLGMRSYSEAAARVAEQVRAEDGAAAACEVIEGVLEGNPKQPTTHDQKPETQN; via the coding sequence GTGTCTCGTATCGTCCTGTGCTCCTGGGGGTCCTTCGGGGACCTGAATCCCATGCTTGGCCTTGCCACTGCCCTGCGCGCGCGGGGGCATGTGCCGGTGCTGGCGTTGCCGCCGTACTATCGCGCTGTATGCGAAGCGCTGGGGTTTGCGTTCGTGGGGCTCGAGCCGGATGCGGATCCGGAGAAGGACGCGGCGATGGTGCGGCGGGTGATGGATCCGCGGCGCGGGGCGGAGGTGATCTTCCGCGAGGTGCTGATGCCGGCGCTGGCGCAGCAGTACGCCACGTTGCGTGAGTTGGCCGACGATGCGGACCTGCTGATCAGCCACCCCGGTGTTCCGGCGGCGCCGATCGCGGTGGCGAAGACGGGGGTGCGCTGGGTGTCCACGGTGCTGGCACCGCTGTCGTTCCTGTCGGCATACGAGCCGGTGATTCCGCCGGTGGCGCCGTGGCTGCGGTATCTGGGTTACGATCGGCTCGCGCGCTTTGCGGACTGGATGGCGGGCGGCGCGCGACTGGTCGCCGACAAGTGGGTCACGCCGGTGTACGAGCTGCGCGCGTCGTTGGGGTTACCGCGTGGTGCACATCCGGTGTTCGAGGGATCGCACGCGCCGTCGGGTGTGCTCGCGATGTTCTCGCGGGTGCTGGCCTCGCCGCAGCCGGACTGGCCGCCGAACGTCACGATCACGGGGCAAGTGCGCTACGACGTGGCGCACGGCGCGGCGCTCACGCCGGCGCTCGAGACGTTTCTCGCGGCGGGCCCGCCACCGATCGTGTTCACACTCGGCTCATCGGCGGTGGAAGTGGCGGGGACGTTCTACGAACACAGCCTCGCCGCCGCGCGACGACTTGGCCGTCGCGCTGTGCTGCTGGCGGGGCGCCAGCGGACTGCGTCGCTGGCAGCGCGTGCGGCGCGCGAGGCGGGCGACGCCGCGCCTGATGTGATGGTGGTGGAGTCGGCGCCGCACTCGCTGCTCTTTCCGCGCGCGGCGGCGGTGGTGCAGCAGTGCGGCATTGGCACCGTGGGCACCGCGCTGCACGCGGGCGTCCCCATTCTGGCCGTGCCCTTCGCAAACGATCAACCCGACAATGCGTGGCGCCTCGAGCGCCTGGGCGTGGCGCGCACGCTGTACCCCAACCGCTACACGCCGCGGCGGGCGGCGCGTGAGCTGGAGGTGCTGCTCGGCATGCGCTCCTACTCCGAGGCGGCCGCGCGCGTGGCGGAGCAAGTGCGCGCGGAGGACGGAGCGGCGGCGGCGTGCGAGGTGATCGAGGGGGTGCTGGAGGGCAACCCAAAACAACCCACAACCCATGACCAAAAACCCGAAACCCAGAACTGA
- a CDS encoding PAS domain S-box protein: MTEPRQYRERSGHRLAELVRAQQQLARQLAHATVGDGLARAVADAAMLVFPCHVAELYRFRGERIDRVVRVGTPLDPADADTLDLELVRAVGDSGVAHMATRLTPHPDAPAGTTELCAPVRDMRHGAGVLRLVASPGHAFDGEDLFLVAVLTGHAATAAEAARLVTAQRRQRRRAELSAALGRVAIHATQLVPGAQQLLDVLARALPVRGLALGVSRARDGHLEYIAANGALEYYVGVEQPPETSDPLRVLSLASRGHQIGELRVLASDTSLRTLKRLGRALEYVATPLTLSLDAMLLDEEERFAREREHLLATGLTTINHPIFILDQSGIRYANPATAREYGWTQPELMEMKFEDLVVGADTREGLDAGSGIVEAGVRISHDIHRRKNGAEFPAAVSIAPLRGHTGDILGQVVSVRDVSQDRHVEEQLRHTEKMVALGELVAGVAHEINNPLTGISAFAQILLEEELGEEQRESVQLIKQESDRAKGVIRDLLLFARKTDRGFGPVDVNAMLQQVVRLRTYPLRQAGVKVTLELDPNAPKVSGDEQKLQQVLLNMISNAEFAMQGRLERVLTLSTRTSGDQVHILAHDTGRGMSAEVKRRIFEPFFSTKPAGLGTGLGLSVSYGIVHAHGGSISVESEPDVGTTFQLNLPVLASTPAFVESPS, from the coding sequence GTGACCGAACCGCGACAGTATCGCGAGCGCTCTGGCCATCGACTGGCCGAATTGGTACGCGCCCAGCAACAGCTGGCGCGGCAGCTCGCGCACGCCACCGTGGGCGATGGGCTGGCCCGCGCCGTGGCCGACGCGGCCATGCTCGTCTTCCCCTGCCACGTCGCCGAGCTCTATCGGTTCCGCGGGGAGCGCATCGATCGCGTCGTACGCGTCGGCACCCCACTCGACCCCGCGGACGCCGACACGCTCGATCTCGAGCTGGTCCGTGCCGTGGGCGACAGCGGTGTCGCCCACATGGCCACGCGGCTCACCCCGCATCCCGACGCCCCCGCCGGCACCACCGAGCTCTGCGCTCCGGTGCGCGACATGCGCCACGGCGCCGGCGTGCTGCGCCTCGTCGCCTCCCCCGGGCATGCCTTCGACGGCGAAGATCTCTTTCTCGTGGCCGTCCTCACCGGCCACGCCGCCACCGCCGCCGAAGCCGCGCGCCTCGTCACCGCGCAACGCCGCCAACGCCGCCGCGCCGAACTCTCGGCGGCGCTCGGGCGCGTCGCCATTCACGCCACGCAGCTCGTGCCCGGCGCGCAGCAGCTCCTCGATGTGCTCGCGCGCGCGCTCCCCGTGCGCGGCCTCGCCCTCGGCGTAAGTCGCGCCCGCGACGGCCACCTCGAATACATCGCCGCCAACGGCGCGCTCGAATACTATGTGGGCGTCGAGCAGCCCCCCGAGACGAGCGATCCACTCCGCGTCCTCTCGCTGGCGTCGCGCGGTCATCAAATCGGCGAACTCCGCGTCCTCGCGAGCGACACGAGCCTGCGTACCCTCAAACGCCTCGGCCGTGCGCTGGAGTACGTGGCCACGCCCCTCACGCTCTCCCTCGACGCCATGCTGCTCGACGAGGAAGAACGCTTCGCGCGTGAACGCGAGCATCTCCTCGCCACCGGCCTCACCACGATCAATCACCCGATCTTCATTCTCGATCAGAGCGGCATCCGCTACGCCAACCCCGCCACCGCGCGCGAATACGGGTGGACGCAGCCGGAGCTCATGGAAATGAAGTTCGAGGATCTCGTCGTGGGCGCCGACACGCGCGAAGGGCTCGACGCCGGCTCCGGCATTGTCGAAGCCGGCGTGCGCATCTCGCACGACATCCATCGCCGCAAGAACGGCGCGGAGTTCCCTGCCGCCGTAAGCATTGCGCCACTCCGCGGGCACACTGGCGATATCCTCGGCCAGGTCGTCAGCGTGCGCGATGTGTCGCAGGACCGGCACGTCGAAGAACAGCTGCGCCACACCGAAAAGATGGTCGCGCTCGGCGAACTCGTCGCTGGCGTCGCGCACGAGATCAACAATCCGCTGACCGGCATTTCGGCGTTCGCGCAGATCCTGCTCGAAGAAGAGCTGGGCGAGGAACAGCGCGAAAGCGTGCAGCTCATCAAGCAGGAAAGCGATCGCGCCAAGGGCGTCATTCGCGACCTGCTCCTCTTTGCGCGCAAGACCGATCGCGGCTTCGGGCCGGTGGATGTGAACGCCATGCTGCAACAGGTCGTGCGCCTCCGCACGTATCCGCTGCGGCAGGCCGGCGTGAAGGTGACGCTCGAGCTCGATCCCAATGCCCCCAAGGTCAGCGGCGACGAGCAGAAGTTGCAGCAGGTGCTGCTCAACATGATCAGCAACGCCGAATTCGCCATGCAGGGCCGTCTCGAGCGGGTGCTCACGCTCTCCACGCGCACGAGTGGCGATCAGGTGCACATCCTCGCGCACGACACCGGCCGCGGCATGAGCGCCGAGGTCAAGCGCCGCATCTTCGAGCCGTTCTTCAGTACCAAACCCGCGGGTCTCGGCACCGGTCTCGGGCTCAGTGTGAGCTACGGCATCGTGCACGCCCACGGCGGCAGCATTAGCGTAGAGTCGGAGCCCGACGTCGGCACGACCTTCCAGCTCAACTTGCCGGTGCTTGCCAGCACGCCTGCGTTCGTCGAATCGCCCTCATGA
- a CDS encoding superoxide dismutase: MRSLFSNVVPGPDAVLDQKYPFVLPDLGYAATAVEPAVDAQTMGIHHDKHHATYVTNLNKALENQPTLHDRTLGQLLLGLHRVPPAVQTAIRNNGGGHANHALFWKLLSPGGATAPTGRLAEMVKREFESLDALKAQLKAAGTGQFGSGWAWLVKTATNRLAIRGLPNQDSPLLEGELPIVGIDVWEHAYYLKYQNRRADYLDAVLGRINWDVASAQVAG, translated from the coding sequence ATGCGATCACTTTTCTCGAACGTCGTGCCCGGCCCGGATGCGGTGCTGGACCAGAAGTATCCGTTCGTGCTGCCTGACCTCGGTTATGCCGCCACGGCGGTGGAGCCGGCGGTGGACGCGCAGACGATGGGGATTCATCACGACAAGCATCACGCGACGTACGTGACGAATCTCAACAAGGCGCTCGAGAATCAGCCCACGCTGCATGACCGCACGCTGGGGCAGCTGTTGCTCGGGTTGCATCGCGTGCCGCCGGCCGTGCAGACGGCCATTCGCAACAATGGCGGCGGGCATGCGAATCACGCGCTCTTTTGGAAGCTGCTCTCGCCCGGTGGCGCCACGGCGCCGACGGGGCGGTTGGCGGAGATGGTGAAGCGCGAGTTCGAATCGCTCGACGCGCTCAAGGCACAGCTCAAGGCGGCCGGCACGGGGCAGTTCGGCAGCGGCTGGGCGTGGCTGGTGAAGACGGCCACGAACCGGCTCGCGATTCGCGGGCTGCCGAATCAGGATTCGCCGCTGCTCGAAGGCGAGCTCCCGATCGTGGGGATCGATGTGTGGGAGCATGCGTACTATCTCAAGTACCAGAACCGGCGCGCGGATTACCTCGACGCGGTGCTGGGGCGGATCAATTGGGATGTGGCGTCGGCGCAGGTAGCCGGCTAA
- the glnA gene encoding type I glutamate--ammonia ligase encodes MLELAEAQQVRFLRLQFTDILGVIKNVEIPSSQFRKALKGDIMFDGSSIAGFVRVEESDMLLAPDLSTFQIFPWGDPAARVGRLICDITMPDGSPFAGDPRGALKKQLGLAKAQGYVMNAGMEAEFFLFKPTADGRPATDTHDSGGYFDLAPMDQGEDARRAIVDALEQMGFEVEAAHHEVAHGQHEIDFRYADALRTADNIATFRFVVKQVARQFGLYASFMPKPVFGQNGSGMHTHQSLFANGQNAFWDPQREWALSKTALHYIGGLLRHARGMTAVTNPLVNSYKRLVPGFEAPVNVAWSMRNRSPMIRVPERRGSGTRLELRTPDPSANPYLALTVMLAAGLDGLATEADWREPVNTNIWELSYRERRRLRIDDLPTSLSEACDELEKDDVICAALGEHITQQFLAAKRAEWEEYNQQVTRWEMDRYLPRY; translated from the coding sequence ATTCTGGAGTTGGCCGAAGCGCAGCAGGTGCGATTCCTTCGCCTGCAGTTCACGGACATTCTGGGCGTCATCAAAAACGTCGAGATTCCGTCGTCGCAGTTCAGGAAGGCGCTCAAGGGCGACATCATGTTCGACGGCTCGAGCATCGCGGGCTTTGTGCGCGTGGAAGAGTCGGACATGCTGCTCGCGCCGGATCTGAGCACGTTCCAGATCTTTCCGTGGGGCGATCCGGCGGCGCGGGTGGGGCGGCTGATCTGCGATATCACGATGCCCGATGGGTCGCCGTTTGCGGGCGATCCGCGCGGCGCGCTCAAGAAGCAGCTGGGGCTCGCGAAGGCCCAGGGCTACGTGATGAACGCGGGGATGGAAGCGGAGTTCTTCCTCTTCAAGCCCACCGCCGATGGCCGGCCCGCGACCGACACGCACGACAGCGGCGGCTACTTCGATCTCGCGCCGATGGATCAGGGCGAAGATGCGCGGCGCGCAATTGTCGATGCGCTCGAGCAGATGGGCTTTGAAGTGGAAGCGGCGCATCACGAAGTGGCGCACGGGCAGCATGAGATCGACTTCCGCTACGCCGATGCGCTGCGCACGGCCGACAACATCGCGACGTTCCGCTTCGTCGTGAAGCAGGTCGCGCGGCAGTTCGGGTTGTATGCGTCGTTCATGCCCAAGCCGGTGTTCGGACAGAACGGCAGCGGCATGCACACGCATCAGAGCCTCTTCGCCAATGGGCAGAACGCGTTCTGGGACCCGCAGCGCGAATGGGCACTGAGCAAGACGGCGCTGCACTACATCGGCGGCCTGCTGCGCCACGCGCGCGGGATGACGGCGGTCACCAATCCGCTGGTGAATTCGTACAAGCGGCTGGTGCCGGGCTTTGAGGCGCCGGTGAACGTGGCGTGGAGCATGCGGAACCGGTCGCCGATGATCCGCGTGCCGGAGCGCCGCGGGTCGGGGACACGGCTCGAGTTGCGTACGCCGGACCCGTCGGCGAATCCGTACCTGGCGCTCACGGTGATGCTCGCCGCCGGCCTGGATGGGCTGGCCACCGAGGCGGACTGGCGCGAACCGGTGAACACGAACATCTGGGAGCTGTCGTACCGGGAGCGCCGCCGGCTGCGCATTGACGACCTCCCGACGTCACTGTCGGAAGCGTGCGACGAGCTCGAGAAGGACGATGTGATCTGCGCGGCGCTGGGGGAGCACATCACGCAGCAGTTCCTGGCGGCCAAGCGTGCGGAGTGGGAGGAGTACAACCAGCAGGTGACACGCTGGGAGATGGATCGGTATCTGCCGCGGTACTAG